DNA sequence from the Stenotrophomonas sp. 24(2023) genome:
GTCCTTGTCCTTTTCCTTGGGCTTGAGGTTGATGTCATGCATGGTCAGGATCACCACGCGCGGCAGCGAGGCCACCCCGCTGACGAAAGCGCCGAACTGGTGGTAGCTGCCCACCATGCGCAGCTTGATCGGCTTTTCCGCGTAGAACTCCTGGATCTGTTCGGGCTGCGGCTCGAACAGTTCGTTGGCCAGGCCGCTGGACAGCGCCGTCTGCGAGATGTCGATGATCAGGTCCGGCATCTCGGTCTTGCTCGGCAGCTGGCGCAGCATCTGCTGCAGCACCTGTTCCATCTGGGCCAGCTGCTGCTTGAGCGGCTCGAGCTTGAGCGCGCGCTGCTGCTCGTCATGGAAGCTGGCACGCAGGGTCACTTCCTTGGCTTCGGCAACGGCCAGTTCCTCGCGCTTGTCGCTGATGAGCAGCATCCACGACACGAACAGGATCACCCCGGCCAGCAGCGCGCAGAAGATGATCTTCGGCTGCTGCGGCCAGTTGCCGATGTTGTTGAAGTCCAGGTCCTTGAGATTGATCTTCTTCTGGCTCATGCGAGGTCCCCCTGCAGCAGCGCGATGCGGGCCTGCGGCGGCTGCGCCAGGCGGCTGCCTTCAGGCCGCACCGGGGCCGGCTTGGCCGGCGATGCGGCCGGCGGAGCGGCAGCGGGTGCCGGGGTGGCCGGAGCAGTGGCCGGGGTGGCCGGCGCTGCCGGGGCAGTGGCCGGGGTTGCGCCGGCCGGGGCTGCAGGGGCCGCCGCCGGCGCCAACGGCACGACCGCCGGCGCGGCAGCCGGATCGGCCGGGGCGTGGGCGACACTGCCATCGGGGTTCAGGCCCGGCGTGCCCGCCGTGTCCTCCCCCTGCTTGGGCAGGTTCACCTTGACCACGAACACGTAGGGCAGTGCCTTGATGTCATTGACCGGGCCGTTGTTCTTGCCGTCCTTGTCCGGTGCACGTGCCTCGATGATCGCCAGCTCCGGGCTGGTCATCCAGCCGGACGTTTCCAGGGCGCGCATGTAGGTGGACACGCGGGCGTTGGACTGGGTGCGGCCTTCCAGGGTCAGCACGTCGCCTTCCTGCTTCAACGCGGTCAGCACGACGCCATCGGGGATGGTGCGCACCAGGGCGTCGAACAGATGGACCATCTGCGAACGCTTGGCCTGCAGCTGCTCGATCACGTCCTTGCGGGCCAGCAGGCGGGCCCGCTGCTCGTCCAGGCGGTCGATTTCCTTGTTCTGCTCCTTGACCTTCTGGATCTCGGTTTCAAGGTAGGCGTTGCGCTCGTTCTGGCCGCCCAGTTCGCGGTCGTAGTAGAACCAGATCACCAGCGACAGGAACAGGCCACCGATGGCGGCCACGCCCAGCATCGCGTAGAACTCCTTCTGGCGCTGTTTGCGGCGTTCGGCACGCCAGGGCAACAGGTTGATGCGTGCCATCAGTCGAAGCTCCTCAGCGCCAGACCGGTGGCGATCATCAGTGCCGGCGCATCCTGGGCCAGCGCCTGCGCCTGTACTTTCGGCCCGAGGGTCATCTGCGCCAGCGGATTGGCGACCACGGTCGGCACGCCCAGCTGCTCCTCGACCATTTCCGGCAGCCCCCCCAGCGCGGCACAGCCGCCGGCCAGCACGATGTGGTCGACGCGGTTGAATTCGCTGCCGGCATAGAAGAACTGCAGCAGGCGGCTGATCTGCTGGACGGTGGCTTCCTTGAACGGCTCGAGCACTTCCATCTCGTAGCTTTCCGGCAACCCGCCCTGGCGCTTGGCCAGGCCTGCTTCCTCATAGCTCAGGCCATAGCGGCGCATGATCTCGTCGGTCAGCTGCTTGCCGCCGAACACCTGTTCGCGGCTGTACAGGCTGCGGCCACCGCGCAGCACGATCAGGGTGGTCATGGTAGCACCGATGTCCACCAGCGCCACCACGCCATCGCTGGCGACCTGCAGGTCGCTGGCCACCAGGCCGAAGGCGTTCTCGATCGCGAAGGCTTCCACGTCCATGACCTTGGCGGTCAGCCCGCCCAGTTCCAGCGCGGACTGGCGCAGTTCGACGTTTTCAGACCGCGATGCGGCCAGCAGCACCTGGACCATTTCCGGGTTGTTCGGGATCGCCCCGATCACCTCGAAGTCCAGGTTCACTTCCTCGATCGGGTAGGGAATGTAGTTGACCGCTTCGAGCTCGACCTGGGCTTCCATGTCGTCCTCGTCCAGGTCGGCCGGCATCGGGATCACCTTGGTGATCACCGCCGAACCGGCCACGGCGGCCGCGGCCAGCTTGGCCTTGCTGCCGGCACGGTTCAACGCACGGCGGATGGCCTCACCCACGGCCTCCACTTCAACGATGTTCTTTTCCACCACTGCATTGGGCGGCAACGGTTCCACGGCGTAATGTTCCACGCGGAAACGGTTGCCACTGCGGGACAGCTGCAGGAGCTTGACCGCAGTCGAACTGATGTCGACGCCGATGAGCGGCGACTGACTTTTTGGGATGAGCCCCACGGTTTCTCCCCTGCCGACGGGCACTTGGACACAGAAGCTGCGTCCTCGCATTAATAACGTATTCTTAGCAAACGGAAGCCGCCCTGCTGTGAAGCACCTCACAGGTTCGACACGCAGCCCCAGGCTTTCCCCATGCTCTCCCCCGGTGCCGACCCCAGCCGCCACCGTGCGTCATCTATACTCTGCGACCACGAAATTCGCAATCGGAATCTGTCACCGATGACTCGCCTCCGCCGTTGGCTGCGCTGGATCTTCGTTGTATTCCTGGTCCTGGCGCTGGTCGGCGCGGCCGCTCTGGGCGGCCTCTATTACGCCGTCAATTCCAAGCTTCCCGACGTCCAGACCCTCCGGGATGTGGAACTGCAGGAACCGATGTACGTCTATGCCAGCGATGGCCAGCTGATGGCCGTGTTCGGCGAGACCCGCCGTACCCCCATCACCATGAAGGACGTGCCGGAGAAGCTGAAGCAGGCCTTCCTGGCCACCGAGGACGCCCGCTTCTATGAACACGGGGGCGTGGACTACAAGGGCATCGCCCGCGCGGTGTGGCTGCTGGCCACCACCAACGACCGCCGCGTGCCCGGTGGCTCGACCATCACCCAGCAGGTGGCCCGCCAGTTCTTCCTCAGTTCCGAATACAGCTACACCCGCAAGCTGGCCGAGATCCTGCTGGCCCGCAAGATCGAGTCGGAACTGACCAAGGACGAGATCTTCGAGCTGTACCTGAACAAGAGCTTCTTCGGCAACCGTGCCTACGGCGTGGCGGCGGCGGCCGAGTTCTATTACGGCAAGAAGCTGAACGAGCTGGACCTGGACGAGATGGCCTCGCTGGCCGGCATTCCCAAGTTCCCGTCTTCCGGCAACCCCATTTCCAACCCCGAGCGTGCGCGCCAGCGCCGTGACAACTACGTGCTGCAGCGCATGGCCGACCTGCGCTTCATCAGCCAGGCCGAGGCCGATGCGGCCAAGGCCGTGGACATGCACGCCAGTGCCCACGAACCGCCGGTGCAGGTCGAGGCCCCGTACGTGGCCGAGATGGTGCGCCAGGAAATGATCGCCCGCTTCGGCGGCGACGTGGTCAACAAGGGCTATCACGTCACCACCACCATCGATTCAACGCTGCAGGGTGCAGCCAACCTGGCCATCCGCGACGGCCTGCTGACCTACGACCATCGCCATGGCTGGCACGGCGTGGAAAAGCAGATCGCCCTGGGGGCCGGTGATGATGCCGCCGCCCTGGCCGAGCACCTGCGTGGCCAGTTCTCCCAGGCCGGCCTGCTGCCGGCCATCGTGGCCAGCACCGGTGCCGATGGCAGTGCCACCGTGGTGCTGGCCAACCGCCGCGAAGTGACCCTGCCGGCCGGGGCCGCCAAGTGGACCAACAAGACCCCCGCCAAGCTGGTCCAGCGCGGCGACATCGTGCGCGTGCGGGTGGGCGAAAAGGAAGGCGAGTGGCTGCTGGACCAGATTCCGCGTGGCCAGTCCGCGCTGGTCTCGCTGGATGCGCACAGCGGTGCGCTGAAGGCGCTGGTGGGTGGCTTCAGCTTCTCCGGCAACAAGTTCAACCGTGCCACGCAGGCACGCCGCCAGCCGGGCTCGAGCTTCAAGCCCTTCGTCTATGCGGCCGCCTTCGACAAGGGCTACAACCCGGCCTCGATCGTGCTTGATGCCCCGGTGGTGTTCCGCGACCGGCGCGGCAAGACGTGGTCGCCGCAGAACGACGGCGGCGGCTTCCGCGGCCCGATGCGCCTGCGCGAAGCGCTGGTGCAGTCGCGCAACCTGGTCTCGGTGCGCCTGCTCGACGGCATGGGCGTGGACTACGCCCGCAAGTACATCAGCGAATTCGGCTTTGCCGAATCGGAACTGCCGCCGAACCTGTCGATGTCGCTCGGTACCGCCTCGCTGACGCCGCTGTCGGTGGCCCGCGGCTATGCCGTGTTCGCCAACGGCGGCTCGCGCGTGGATACCTGGCTGATCGACCAGGTGACCGACCGCGATGGCAACGTGGTCTTCAAGGAAAACCCGGCACTGGCCTGCCACGATTGCGCCGGCAGCAGCGATGGCCAGCCGGTCAACCAGGTCGTGGATGGCTTCAACTTCGGCGCGCCGGCCCCCAAGCCTGCCGCGACCGCCACCACCACGCCGGCACCGGCACCGGCCGAACCGGCCACGCCGGTCAACCCCGATGCCCGCACCGCGCCACGCGCGATCGATGCGCGCACGGCCTACCAGCTGGTATCGATGATGCGCGACGTGGTCCAGCGCGGTACCGGTGCGCAGGCCAAGGTGCTCGGCCGCGAAGACGTGGGCGGCAAGACCGGCTCCACCAACGACCACCGCGACGCCTGGTTCTCCGGGTTCGGTGGCCCGTTCGTGACCACCGTGTGGGTGGGCCGTGACGACTTCCGCTCGCTCGGCTACCGCGAATACGGTGGCCGCGCCGCCCTGCCGATCTGGATCGACTACATGCGCGTGGCCCTGAAGGACCGCCCCATCGCCCAGAACGATCCGCCGGCCGGCATGGTGCAGACCACGCTCAACGGTGCCACCGAATGGGTGAAGGTGGAGGACATGGACCGCCTGACCGATTACGACCTGGACCTGCATACCCCGCAGACCGACGCCGGCGCGTTCGATATCTTCTGACCGCAGCGTCCAGGCCCGGGCGGGTGCGGATGCACCCGCCGGGCACGGCCCGGCACGCCCCGCGCGGCCCGGGTGGTTACCCCCGGGGGCCCCGGCAACCGCCGCCCCGCGCAGGCATCCCGCCGGACGCCCGCATTGCATCGGTGCCATGGCGCAGATGCAGCGACGTGCCGCACGTACCCACGCAGATGTCACATCAGTGCGCTACGCTGTGGCCAGGTCGCCCAAGGAGCATCCGCATGCATCGCGCCCGCCAGCATGCCAGCACGCAGACCCGCGAGCGGCGTCATCGCCTCGCCCACGAAGCCGCCCGCCTGATGGCCGAAGGCGGCATCCGCGACTTCCACCAGGCCAAACTCAAGGCCGCCAGCCGGCTCGGCATCCATGATGATGCGTCGTTGCCGCGCAACGTGGAAATTGAAGACGCGCTGCGCGAATACCAGCGGCTGTTTGCCGGGCCCGGCCACGGCAACGAACTGCAGCGCCGCCGGGAAGCGGCCCTGCGTGCCCTCCAGTTCCTCACGCCGTTCTCCCCCCGCCTGGCCGGCCCGGTGCTGGAGGGAACCGCCGACGCCAACAGTCCGGTGCAGCTGCACCTGCACAGCGACGATGCCGATGCGGTGCAGCGCTTCCTGGAAGAACACGGCATCCCGGCCGAATCGCGCACGCGCCGCCTGCGCATGGACCGGGAGCGGGCGCTGGACGTACCGGTGTGGCTGTTCAGCGCCGAAGAGCTGACCTTCGACCTGGCCGTGCTGCCCTATGACGCCCTGCGCCAGGCACCGCTGTCGCAGGTGGATGAGAAGCCGATGCGCCGCGCCTCGGCCACGCAGCTGCAGCAGCTGCTGGCCGAGCAGGAAATCGACGGTTATCTGGCGGGCTGACGCGCGGGCCGGGTGCGCGCGGCGGGCCTAGCGCGGCCGCCCGGTGCCGTCGGCATCGCGCCCGGTCCAGCCCAGCAGCTGGCGCTCGAACGGGCTCAGTTCCAGTTCGCGGTACAGCCCGTCCAGCACGGTCTGTCCCCGCCGCGGCGTTCCCTGCGGCAGCAGGTCCGCTTCGGCCAGCACCGAACGCACCTTGGTCCAGGCCAGCAGGTGGCGGTTGCCGGGGTTGTTGAAGCGCACGGTCGGCACATGGGTATGGCACACATCGGCATGGCTGCGCCCGGCCACCACCCAATGGCGTACGCGTGCACGCCGGGCCACGTAGCGGCCGAAGTGGCGGGCGGAAAAGCCCCATGGCATCGACAGCGCATCCTGGGGCTGGGCCGGATCATCGCCCAGCTGCTCGGTGCTGTCGGTGAACAGCAGCAGTTCGCAGTCATCGATCATGCGCTGCACCACCGCCGCCAGCACCATGTACATGCCCGTGCTGCCGCGCCAGGCACGCTCACGGCGCAAGGCATCGGCCATGTCCGAGCTGGGGCACGCCAGTGCGGCCTCCGGTGCCAGCGCGTGCAGGTTGCCCCAGATGCACGAATCCACGAACACCTTCAGGCCGAAACGTTCCAGTGCGATGGCCAGGGACAGCGCAGGATCGCTGGTGCACAGCGCATGGGACAGGAAGACATCCGGCGGCCCGGCAGGAAACAGCAGCGCGCCGATGGCCGCTTCGTCCGGTTCTGTCCGTTCCGACAGCAACCGTGCACGGGCGCCGTGCATCGCGCGTGACAGGGCCGCACGGTAGGCGACGATCTGGCGCGGGGTCACGCCCGGCATCACATGCGTCTTCCCAATCAGGGTCACATCGAGAATCATCTTCGGCCTCCATCGGCAAATGCAGCGCTGGCTCAGGAACGCCGCCCCAGCAGGACCTGGGTGGCGGCAATGACAGGATCACGCCGGGGATAGCTCAGTACGATGCCCGCATGCACCTGCTGCAGGTCGCGCAGCACCTCCGCATGGAAGTGCGCATCCTGGAAACTGTCGGCCCAGCCACTGGCCAGGCGGCCGCGCTGGCCATCCAGCGACACCGCCGCCTCCACGGGCAGCTCCAGCACCTCCTGCAACGCCGCGTGGGTCTGCATGCAGATCCGCCGCGCATTGCGCAGCAGGGCGATGCGCCCCCTCACCTCGGCACAGCTGTGGGGCCGGCAATCGCCCGCGGCGCGGATATGGTCGGCGATATCGGCGTACAGCCGCGCCTCCAGCGCAAGCACCGCCGGTTCGGCCAGCACCTGGCGCACCCTGACCGTACGTTCGGCGCTGGCACGGATCTGCGCCGTGGTCTGGTAGGGGCGTCCTGCCGGCAGCGATGCAGCGCGCACCGCGACCGCGCGCTGCACGATGGTCTCGGCAACCATCCGCACCTGCAGGTCGGCGGCCTCCGGCCGGATGCGGGGTACCGGTGCATGCACCGCCGCCCACAGCACATAGGCCGCCAGCGCAAGCGTGGTCAGCACGAAGGCACCGAACCAGTTGAAGTGGTCGAACCAATACCAGAATTTCTCCCGCCGCGTATGCGGCCTGCCGAATACGCTGTAGTCGTCCATCATGATTCCCCTGGAAAGAAAGGCCACGGCCAGCTGCAACGGCGCTGGCCGTGGCCACAGCATCACCAGCCGATGCCCACGCCCACCCCCACGCTGCGTTCACCGCTGTTGGTGAACGCACCGTTGAGGCTGAAGGTGGCCGAGCCGGTCTGCGTCAGCACGCGCTGGTAGCCCACCGCCATGGCCGACTCGCCATCGCTGTAGCCCACGCCCGCCCCCAGGCGGTTGTAGGTGGCCAGGCCCGCGGTATTCATCGCCATCGCACTCTGCGCGCTGCTCATCGCCGCCATGCGGTTGAAACGTTTGTCCATCTTGTCCAGGCGGGCATCGACAGCACGGGATACGCCATCGGTGTAGTCATTGGCACGGGCCAGCAGGCGCTCCAGTTCGGCGGTATCGACCTGCGGCCGGGGTGCATCGGCAGCGTCGGCACGGGCCACGGGCGGGGCGGCCGGTACAGGCACCTCGCCTGCCGCGGCCTGGCCGGGCGTGCCCTGCCCTTCGACCGGCGCCACGGTGCCACTGCCCGCCGGTGGTGCAACGGCCGCCACGGCGGTACGCGCCACCGGCACCGCCTGTGCCTGCTGTTCCAGCCCATCGATGCGCCCGTTGAGCTGCTGCTGTACCGCATGCAGCTGGCCACCATTGACCGCATCACGGCTGCCCGCAGCGATGACACCATTGGCGACGTTGGACACCACCCGGCCCTGCGCACCGGCCAGGCGCAGCGGGCTGGCCCCATCCGCACGCGGGGACAGGCTTTCCTGGAAGACCGCGCGCAGGCTGTCCTCCAGGCGGTCGACACGGGCACTGCCGGCTACCACGGCGCCGTCCAGTGAGCGCAGTGCATCGCCGACCGTGGTGTGGAGCCCGCCCTGGATGGCATAGCGTGGCGCGATGATGTTCCCTGCCGCATCCACTGCAGCACCGCCACCCAGGCCTGCCAGGCTGCCACCAAGCTGGGCAACGGTCACCGCATCATCGGCGGCCCGGCCATTGCCCACGTTGATGATCCTGCGCTTGAGCCTGCCATTGCCGATGGAGACGGTATCTGCCTGGTCGGTATACGAGCTGTAGCCGAGCGCGACGCCATTGGTGGCGCCCGGCCGGATTTCCGCACGCCCGCCCAGCGCCATGCCGCCCGGCACATGGACGATCGAACTGGCCCCCAGCGCAAAGCCTTCGGCCGCACTTTCGATCACGTGCGCAGCGCGCCCCAGGGCTACCGAGTTGAAGGCCATCGCCCGCGAGAAGCTGCCCACCGCGGTCCCGCCTTCCATGTCACTGCCGGGGGTGGCCGTGGCCGACTCGCCGATGGCGATCCCGGCCCAGCCGGCGCGGGCATCGAGGCTTTCCTCGTCAACGCCGATCTTGAAGAACCGGGTGAAGCCCTCCAGCGCCCCCACCCGTTCATTGGTTGCAAACAACTGCCCACCGGTCACGGCATGCGTGCTGGCGGCGGAACTGATGTCGCCCGCTGCCACCCCGCGCAGCTGGCCGCCGCCCACCTCCACGCCGCCGTCGGCAGCGAACCTCAGCACGCCATCCAGATCCGGTTCGAAATCGTCGAAGGCCGCACGCAGCGCCTCCAGGCCCGTCCGGTTGTGCAGCACGCGCTGGTCCAGCCCGGCCAGCTGCTGCCCGTGTGCATCAAGCACCTGCCGGTGGGCGTCCACCACCTGGCCGGTGGCATGCAGCTGGCGCCCGGTCACCGCATCGGTGCTGGTACTGCTGAGCGTGCCATCGGCCAGGTTGACGATCCTGCGCTTAACCGTGCTGCTGCCCACCGACACCTGGTTGGCCGCGCTGGTCTGCGCACCACTGCCCAGCGCGATGCTGCCGGCATGGCTGGCAATGGAGCGGTCACCCACCGCGACCGCACTGTCTGCGGTTGCCTTGGCCAGGTTGCCCAGCGCGCTGGCATAGGTCCCACTGGCCGCCGCTTCCCGACCGACCGCCGTGGCCTGGTTGGCCCCGGCCGCGGCCTTGTAACCCACGGCCGTGGCATGGGTGAATCCGGCCGCTGCATCGTTGCCGAGCGCCACCGCACGGTCGCCCGTGGCCAGCGCGCGCAGGCCGGTGGCCACGCCCCCATTGCCGCTGCGGGTACCGGCGCCCAGCGCAACACTGCCCGTGGCACTGCTCTTGTTGCCGTTGGCATCCACCGCTGCACGAGCATCGGCACCCAGCGCCACGCTGTGGGTGTTGTAGGCACGGGCGGCCGAGCCGATGGCAGCACTTGCCACCGTGCCACTGCCTTCGGCCGTGGCCGATTGGCCCAAGGCCACCGCTGCGGCATTCAGGCGGCTGTTGACCGCATCGGCGATGCTGCGTGCAGCGGCAACGTTCTGGTTGGTGGCATGCAGCTGCTGGCCGGCCACCGCTTCGGTGCTGCTGTTGTTCAAGGCGCCATTGCGGACGCCGTTGAGCGTACGCGCTGCCCCGCTCCTGTTGCTGATGGTCAGCGTGGTGCCGGTATTGTCACTGCCCACACGGATGGCGCTGGACGTGCTTGTCTGGGTGACCAGCCGTGCACTCTGCAGTGCCTGGTCGGCGATGCTGCGCGCCGTGTTGGCGGTGCTGGTGGCCGTGGCCACCGACTGGTTGGTGGCATGCAGCTGCTTGCCGGTCACCGCATCGCTGCTGGTGGTGCTCAGCGTTGCGTCGGCCACGTTGACGATCCGGCGCTTGCGGGAACTGCTGCCCACGGAAACCTGGTTGGCACCGTTGGTCACCGAGTTCGCGCCGATCGCGATGGACTCCACGTGCTGCGCGCGTGACCCGCTGCCGATGGCAATGGTGTTCATGCCATTGGCATAGGCATCGTGCCCCAGCGCCGTCGCGCCGACACCATTGGTTGCTGCACGCGTGCCCACGGCCGTGCCCTGCGACCCGTTCATGTTGATGCCATAGCCGACGGCAACATGATCATCCCCGCGCGTATGGCTTTCAGTGCCGTAGACGTTGCTGCGGTATCCGTTGATGCTGGAACGGGAGCCCAGGATCATGCTCTTGTTACCGGATACCGTGGAGTTCTGGTAGGTCGTATCCACCGTCAGCGCGTTCTGGTGGTGGAGGCTGGAGATCGTGGCAACAGGCGCGGCTGCCGGCAGGGCCAGCGCATGGAGCACCTGCAGCGGGTACAGCGGCCAGGTCGCCACCTCCTCATCGTCCCAGCGCTCATCGCTGGCATCGGCCGAGGCCACCGCCGGCAGGGCCAGTGCGATCGCCAGCATGAGGCCGGTAGCCGCCGGCCGCCCGGCCTTGCGCCCGGTGACAGGGCCACAGCGGTCACGGCCGAATTCACTGGCCACGATCCAGCAGCCACGTGCGCGGGACCAGAGTCGTCGGTAGATCTTGTTCATGGGTGCTCCTTAACAATCTGCACGAAAAGCGCCCGGCCGCCGTCATCGCGCGGCCGGGATGGGAAACTCAGGGCCCCAGGGTCAGGACGTGTTCGCGATAGCCTTCGCGCGTCAGGCGGTAGCGCAGCTGTACGGTGCGCCCGGGCGTCACGGCGAACGGCAGCAGCACCGCACTGCCCGGATACAGGCTGCGCGACAGCTCGTGGGCCGTGCAGCGCGTGCCTTCGCAGTCCGCCACGCTGGTGATGCCCAGGCGCAGCGTGCCCAGGTTGTGCAGCGTGCTGCCGCGCAGCTGCACCGCCACGCGGCCGTCGGCAGGCACCACGTTCACCAGTGCGCCCCATACCAGGCTCACGCCGAGATTGGCGCGGGCCGTGCCCCCTCCACCGTCGGCCGGATTCTCATCCGGGCCACGCACCCCTTCGAAATAGACGCGGTAAGCGGTCTCCTGCGCCACCGGCTGCAGGGGAATAACCCGGATCAGGCGGTTGCCACCACCGGCCAGCGCGAACTTGGCGGGCGTGATGGCGATCGCCGCCGCAGCCGGGTCGATTTCCACCTCCTGCTCGTCCGCATCGGCCGCATTGGCGATCCGGCGCACCGATGCCTGCACGTACTGCGGCTGTGGCGATTGGGAGTACACGCGGATTTGCGTGCCCTTCTTCGCATCCACGGAGGTGCGCATCGGGTGCACGGTAAGGTTGGCATCGGCGTTGGGCACGATCAGCAGCAGGGACAGCAGCAGGCCGCGCATGGCAACGTGGTTCATCGGAACTCCGGAAGGTCAGGGGGTGAACGTCGGCACGCGCAGTTCCAGCTGCAGTTGGCCGACGTAGTAGCCGGCGTCCTTGCTGGTACTGGGGAAACGGGGCGTGGCCAGGGTCAGTGGCGTGGGCACGCAGAACACCGGCTGCGTCATGCCCGGCAGCATCACCAGGCGCAGGCGGGCGGTATCGATGCCGGACAGCCGCTGCTCCACGCCATTGGCCATCGCCACCGCCGTACCGTTGTAGTCCAGGGTGGCGGTGTAGTCCACGCGCTGCCGCTCACCGCTGCCGCCAGCGCTGTGCCAGACGGAAAAACCGGTCGCGCCCGGTGGCCGGCCGCTGTTGTCGCGTGCGGTCACGCCCAGGTAGGTGCTCTGCGAACCCAGGCCGTCATACAGGCACATGTCCAGCACCTTGCGCCCCTCGATGGTCTGCGCGAACGGGCTGTAGCGCAGGTCCAGGCCCACGCTGGGCGTGGCGTGGTCGAATTCGGGCAGGTAGATGGCCACGGCATTGCGGTCGGTGACGGTGAACCGGAAACGGAAGGTGTAGGCCGCAAGCACGCCACCTGACGGGGTCCTGGCCTGGAGTGACAGCGTCCCGGTCCAGATGCCGGCCACCAGCCGCTGCAGCTCCCGGCCAGGCACCGACAACTGCCCGCCGGTGCCTGCGGGCAGGTCCGCACCACAGTTGAGCGCATGGCTGGACCACGGCGCGAGGATGGCCGGCTGCCAGTAGTCCCGCGTGCACGAGCGCCCGGACAGCAGGCGCTGGATGCCCCCCTGCACGGCCAGTTCGACCGTCATCCCCGAACGGGCCTCGGTGAACAGCACCGGCACGGCCCGCAGCCCGACGGCCGAATCAGCGCTGCCTTCGGTGGGGCACCGTCCCTGGCGGGCATCGGACCGTGATGCACAGACCAGATGCAGGTACCCGTACTCCAGGGTGGTATCCGCGTGGCTGTGGGCCAGCATCGTCCTGGGTGCCCACAGTTCGATGTCACCCGGCACCGCCGAGCGGTCCCATCCCTGCACGACGTCACGCTGTTCG
Encoded proteins:
- the pilO gene encoding type 4a pilus biogenesis protein PilO is translated as MSQKKINLKDLDFNNIGNWPQQPKIIFCALLAGVILFVSWMLLISDKREELAVAEAKEVTLRASFHDEQQRALKLEPLKQQLAQMEQVLQQMLRQLPSKTEMPDLIIDISQTALSSGLANELFEPQPEQIQEFYAEKPIKLRMVGSYHQFGAFVSGVASLPRVVILTMHDINLKPKEKDKDGKGAITARAGALELSGTVKTYRYLDDSEMTAAGTGPAGKGTDGKSADGKGGKP
- a CDS encoding PilN domain-containing protein, coding for MARINLLPWRAERRKQRQKEFYAMLGVAAIGGLFLSLVIWFYYDRELGGQNERNAYLETEIQKVKEQNKEIDRLDEQRARLLARKDVIEQLQAKRSQMVHLFDALVRTIPDGVVLTALKQEGDVLTLEGRTQSNARVSTYMRALETSGWMTSPELAIIEARAPDKDGKNNGPVNDIKALPYVFVVKVNLPKQGEDTAGTPGLNPDGSVAHAPADPAAAPAVVPLAPAAAPAAPAGATPATAPAAPATPATAPATPAPAAAPPAASPAKPAPVRPEGSRLAQPPQARIALLQGDLA
- a CDS encoding pilus assembly protein PilM translates to MGLIPKSQSPLIGVDISSTAVKLLQLSRSGNRFRVEHYAVEPLPPNAVVEKNIVEVEAVGEAIRRALNRAGSKAKLAAAAVAGSAVITKVIPMPADLDEDDMEAQVELEAVNYIPYPIEEVNLDFEVIGAIPNNPEMVQVLLAASRSENVELRQSALELGGLTAKVMDVEAFAIENAFGLVASDLQVASDGVVALVDIGATMTTLIVLRGGRSLYSREQVFGGKQLTDEIMRRYGLSYEEAGLAKRQGGLPESYEMEVLEPFKEATVQQISRLLQFFYAGSEFNRVDHIVLAGGCAALGGLPEMVEEQLGVPTVVANPLAQMTLGPKVQAQALAQDAPALMIATGLALRSFD
- a CDS encoding penicillin-binding protein 1A; protein product: MTRLRRWLRWIFVVFLVLALVGAAALGGLYYAVNSKLPDVQTLRDVELQEPMYVYASDGQLMAVFGETRRTPITMKDVPEKLKQAFLATEDARFYEHGGVDYKGIARAVWLLATTNDRRVPGGSTITQQVARQFFLSSEYSYTRKLAEILLARKIESELTKDEIFELYLNKSFFGNRAYGVAAAAEFYYGKKLNELDLDEMASLAGIPKFPSSGNPISNPERARQRRDNYVLQRMADLRFISQAEADAAKAVDMHASAHEPPVQVEAPYVAEMVRQEMIARFGGDVVNKGYHVTTTIDSTLQGAANLAIRDGLLTYDHRHGWHGVEKQIALGAGDDAAALAEHLRGQFSQAGLLPAIVASTGADGSATVVLANRREVTLPAGAAKWTNKTPAKLVQRGDIVRVRVGEKEGEWLLDQIPRGQSALVSLDAHSGALKALVGGFSFSGNKFNRATQARRQPGSSFKPFVYAAAFDKGYNPASIVLDAPVVFRDRRGKTWSPQNDGGGFRGPMRLREALVQSRNLVSVRLLDGMGVDYARKYISEFGFAESELPPNLSMSLGTASLTPLSVARGYAVFANGGSRVDTWLIDQVTDRDGNVVFKENPALACHDCAGSSDGQPVNQVVDGFNFGAPAPKPAATATTTPAPAPAEPATPVNPDARTAPRAIDARTAYQLVSMMRDVVQRGTGAQAKVLGREDVGGKTGSTNDHRDAWFSGFGGPFVTTVWVGRDDFRSLGYREYGGRAALPIWIDYMRVALKDRPIAQNDPPAGMVQTTLNGATEWVKVEDMDRLTDYDLDLHTPQTDAGAFDIF
- a CDS encoding ESPR-type extended signal peptide-containing protein, whose product is MNKIYRRLWSRARGCWIVASEFGRDRCGPVTGRKAGRPAATGLMLAIALALPAVASADASDERWDDEEVATWPLYPLQVLHALALPAAAPVATISSLHHQNALTVDTTYQNSTVSGNKSMILGSRSSINGYRSNVYGTESHTRGDDHVAVGYGINMNGSQGTAVGTRAATNGVGATALGHDAYANGMNTIAIGSGSRAQHVESIAIGANSVTNGANQVSVGSSSRKRRIVNVADATLSTTSSDAVTGKQLHATNQSVATATSTANTARSIADQALQSARLVTQTSTSSAIRVGSDNTGTTLTISNRSGAARTLNGVRNGALNNSSTEAVAGQQLHATNQNVAAARSIADAVNSRLNAAAVALGQSATAEGSGTVASAAIGSAARAYNTHSVALGADARAAVDANGNKSSATGSVALGAGTRSGNGGVATGLRALATGDRAVALGNDAAAGFTHATAVGYKAAAGANQATAVGREAAASGTYASALGNLAKATADSAVAVGDRSIASHAGSIALGSGAQTSAANQVSVGSSTVKRRIVNLADGTLSSTSTDAVTGRQLHATGQVVDAHRQVLDAHGQQLAGLDQRVLHNRTGLEALRAAFDDFEPDLDGVLRFAADGGVEVGGGQLRGVAAGDISSAASTHAVTGGQLFATNERVGALEGFTRFFKIGVDEESLDARAGWAGIAIGESATATPGSDMEGGTAVGSFSRAMAFNSVALGRAAHVIESAAEGFALGASSIVHVPGGMALGGRAEIRPGATNGVALGYSSYTDQADTVSIGNGRLKRRIINVGNGRAADDAVTVAQLGGSLAGLGGGAAVDAAGNIIAPRYAIQGGLHTTVGDALRSLDGAVVAGSARVDRLEDSLRAVFQESLSPRADGASPLRLAGAQGRVVSNVANGVIAAGSRDAVNGGQLHAVQQQLNGRIDGLEQQAQAVPVARTAVAAVAPPAGSGTVAPVEGQGTPGQAAAGEVPVPAAPPVARADAADAPRPQVDTAELERLLARANDYTDGVSRAVDARLDKMDKRFNRMAAMSSAQSAMAMNTAGLATYNRLGAGVGYSDGESAMAVGYQRVLTQTGSATFSLNGAFTNSGERSVGVGVGIGW